The Leptodactylus fuscus isolate aLepFus1 chromosome 3, aLepFus1.hap2, whole genome shotgun sequence genome has a segment encoding these proteins:
- the LOC142196927 gene encoding alpha-1,4-N-acetylglucosaminyltransferase-like gives MEPTSLILCAIESAARAYPDRPVIFFMNGLSDIITEEDEKNIRKNFTSLSSFNNVYILPLRFEDLFTDTPLLSWYQKADPEKERYWIHVLSDACRFSLLWTYGGIYMDTDIITIQPILIDHFVAVQTETAFSSGVFGLSSQHALAWMFMENFVQNYRGKIWGHQGPGVVTRVLNKMCAHTKINLHHDVKCGSLSFFHPDRFYPIPYEDWKRYFKEWDDFPSFNTSYGLHLWNFMNTAQKTMVPGRNTLVEHLYKNYCPSVFEAEPQSESSKDGAGSHPSNPDSGIH, from the exons ATGGAACCAACATCTTTAATCTTATGTGCAATTGAATCAGCAGCTCGAGCGTATCCGGACAGACCAGTGATCTTCTTCATGAATGGGttaagtgatattattacagaagaagacgAGAAAAACATCAGGAAAAATTTCACCTCTCTCTCGTCTTTCAATAATGTCTATATCCTGCCCCTAAGGTTTGAAGATCTGTTTACTGACACCCCTCTTCTATCATGGTATCAAAAG GCTGATCCAgaaaaggagcgctattggaTTCATGTTTTATCAGATGCCTGTAGATTTTCCCTTTTGTGGACATATGGAGGGATTTACATGGATACCGACATCATCACCATTCAGCCTATCTTAATAGACCACTTTGTGGCTGTTCAGACTGAAACTGCCTTTAGTAGCGGCGTGTTTGGACTTTCTTCCCAGCATGCATTAGCTTGGATGTTTATGGAAAACTTCGTTCAAAACTATAGAGGTAAAATATGGGGACACCAAGGACCAGGAGTTGTAACTCGTGTGTTGAATAAAATGTGCGCACACACTAAAATTAATCTTCATCATGATGTAAAATGTGGAAGTTTATCCTTCTTCCATCCTGACCGTTTTTATCCAATTCCTTATGAGGACTGGAAAAGATATTTCAAGGAATGGGATGATTTTCCAAGTTTTAATACTTCTTATGGTCTGCACCTCTGGAACTTTATGAACACTGCTCAGAAGACCATGGTACCAGGAAGGAACACTCTTGTTGAACATCTATATAAAAACTATTGTCCATCTGTCTTTGAAGcagaa CCTCAGTCCGAGTCCAGCAAAGATGGCGCCGGCTCCCATCCGTCTAATCCAGACTCTGGAATCCACTGA